TGAGACctattttaaaaagttgtttCTATCTCTCCGCGAGTAAGACAGTTGATAGAGCTAATTAGCATCAGCTATGTAGATTTCTCATTTCAATGTACTTGGTCAAGGACGTCTATTTTATGGGAAGTCTCGAGATATCAAGTTTTGCCtgtaaaatttaatatgtatCATCATTCGACTATCTTTCATGTTTTTTCTATTAGTTTGGATGTGCTCAACCACTGGTGTCAGTTAGTATATGAGTCTGCATCGGATGTGACCCATTCCTCTCAGCATTCCCAGAATTTTCCTCACTGAATTCCACTTTCACAATCCTATAATGCATCAGTTTTTGTTCTACTCATTCTGTGTATTATACCACGTAAATTTTCTCCCCACATCTTTCTCATGTTCATTTTATTTGGTCTAGCACTTTTTTTCCGTATGTGTATTCCGACTTTAGAGGGAGAAACAGATTTGAAAAGTAGAGTTCCTGGAGGAGAAATTTGTGTAGTTCAAAAAAATGGTTCAAGAGGTGTCTAGGGTGACATGGCATGGTTTATGAGAAAAGAAGAATGTGGACTGGTGCGTTGGACCTTGCGGGATTATAGTTTCACTTGCCTTTCTGAATAGTTGACCATTATATATAGACAAGGTGttgctttaaaaaattaattgcaaGGGGCTTGTTGTTGTGCACTTTGGAATTGGCTTGTTTATCCTTGtaatgaaataaattgaaatctTCTCCATGGTTGGATTTTGTTTTCCTTCTTTTGCTCCATTTGTATTTATCAATGGGGTACgatttaaaactttattatCATAGCATATTCATTTAATAGCATTAGGAACTGAATAAAAGGTCTGATGAACCAAAATAAAACTTATAAAGGAAACCGAAAGTATGAAACAAGTGTTTCTCGGTTGTTTGATATTTGCATTTTTTGAACAGTTTTTTGTGCAGTAGAGTTTGGgtattaaaaagtgaaacccACACATTCATTCCATACAGGAGACTCGAGACAAAGAAATGTAGCCCTAAATTATCTTGCTGTGTAATCTGTgttattttactaaattaaaaaattatgaaactccGCTGGATGGAATTGCACATGAATCATACTGGAATCATGACTTTAATTGTTCTTATTTATGTTGCAGGTATCAAGAAATTCTTACGGATCCTAGTTATGCTGGTCAGTTTGTCTTGATGACAAACCCTCATATAGGGAACACTGGTGTAAATTTTGGTGGGTGAATTGTCGCTTCAACTCTCTTCATAATGctttcatttaattttcttgaatctaattatgcttttaaatatttttagatgatGAAGAATCAACACAATGTTTTCTTGGTGGTCTGGTGATAAGGAGCTTAAGTATCAGGTGTTATTTCATCTTCTTTTGCTTTCTTAGTGGAATGCGTCTTCACTTTGATTATTGAGGTCtggttattttgtttatttaactTTCTGATAATTGTTTCAGTTCATCAAGTTGGAGATGCACCAAACCACTTGGTGATTATTTAGCAGAGAGGAACATCATGGGAATATGTAAGTCAAAACTGGTTTGATTAGATTTGTCAAAGTTTGTGTTGCAATTAAGCCTTTGTGGTAAATTTAGCTGTCTGCTGCTTGCCAGTTTCATGCTTTTTCCTTGTAAAACAGATGATGTTGACACACGTGCAATCACTCGTAGATTAAGAGAAGATGGAAGCCTTATTGGTGTACTGAGCACAGAAAATTCCAAAACAGACGATGAACTTCTGAAGATGTCTCGTTCGTGGGACATTGTAGGTGGGAAAGTGATTCTTGAATTCATAATATGCTGAGCatcataaataatttaaatttgtgaCTTTTACTTTTTCGTTTTTGTGCAGGTGTTGATTTAATAAGCGGTGTCTCATGCACTGCACCGTACAAATGGGTTGATTCAACGAAGTCTGAATGGGATTTTAATTCCGACGGAAGAGATGGAAAGCCTTACCATGTTAGTATCAGTAtatcactttttttttgtttttcaaatatataacatTTTACTTGATAATAGTTTGTTTCATGTCGCTCTTACATTTCCGGACATATCTTTCTTATGAAGGTTGTTGCATATGACTTTGGGATCAAGCACAATATACTAAGGCGTCTAGCATCTTATGGCTGTAAAATCACTGTGGTCCCCTCAAAATGGCCAGCATTAGAAACACTAAAATTGAATCCAGATGGAGTTCTTTTCAGCAACGGTCCTGGAGATCCATCTGCAGTTCCTTATGCTGTTGATAATGTGAAGGAATTACTAGGAAAGGTTCCTGTTTTTGGAATTTGCATGGGCCATCAGTTGCTTGGCCAGGCACTGGGTggtaaaacctttaaaatgaaGTTTGGCCACCATGGAGGTAATCATCCAGTTCGTAATATTCGGCATAACCGGGTTGAGATTAGCTCCCAGGTGAGTACTTATTTCTGGAATTGAATATACTTTGTGTGGACCTTATTTTGTGGATGGCAAAAGGATAAATTCGGCAGAACTGGCCATACAAGGCTTTTATAGTTAACGCACTCAATACTGCAAGTAAAGTAATATACGAGTTCAGGAGTAATTTATTAAGCATTAAGACACCAAAAGGAGTGTAAATTTTAGGAAATTGTGGTTAATCAAAATGAATGcagaaataaatattataaagtaGCTGAACTAGAAAGCAGTCGACTCCTTTTGAGTCTAGTCATCTACGAATTTGTC
This region of Mercurialis annua linkage group LG1-X, ddMerAnnu1.2, whole genome shotgun sequence genomic DNA includes:
- the LOC126664848 gene encoding carbamoyl-phosphate synthase small chain, chloroplastic; the encoded protein is MEITTLTNPWKIQMATLSAAALTHFSNPKISKSLNTLFTVRCSSSPHFSDGAATGLAERPWKTSDARLVLEDGSIWKAKSFGARGTQVGEVVFNTSLTGYQEILTDPSYAGQFVLMTNPHIGNTGVNFDDEESTQCFLGGLVIRSLSISSSSWRCTKPLGDYLAERNIMGIYDVDTRAITRRLREDGSLIGVLSTENSKTDDELLKMSRSWDIVGVDLISGVSCTAPYKWVDSTKSEWDFNSDGRDGKPYHVVAYDFGIKHNILRRLASYGCKITVVPSKWPALETLKLNPDGVLFSNGPGDPSAVPYAVDNVKELLGKVPVFGICMGHQLLGQALGGKTFKMKFGHHGGNHPVRNIRHNRVEISSQNHNYAVDPESLPDGVEVTHVNLNDGSCAGLAYPALNIMSLQYHPEASPGPHDSDSVFGEFVNLMKQAKQKA